A window of Rubricoccus marinus contains these coding sequences:
- a CDS encoding LemA family protein, whose amino-acid sequence MRSTGAIIILVLVLVVAFAGCAGCGTYNSLVSADTNVEQEWSNLEATYQRRADLIPNLVATVQGAADFEQETLTAVTEARTRAANITLDGDDLNNEARVQEFLNAQGALNAATGSLINLVREDYPELGATESFRDLQVQLEGTENRINTQRRDYNAAVADYNREVRTFPTNIVAGFTGFDRKVPFEAEAGAENAPDVSFD is encoded by the coding sequence ATGCGCAGCACTGGCGCCATCATCATTCTCGTCCTCGTCCTCGTCGTGGCCTTCGCAGGCTGCGCCGGATGCGGGACGTACAACTCGCTCGTCTCCGCGGACACCAACGTAGAGCAGGAGTGGAGCAACCTCGAAGCGACGTATCAGCGCCGCGCCGATCTCATCCCGAACCTCGTGGCGACCGTCCAGGGCGCTGCGGACTTCGAGCAGGAAACGCTCACGGCCGTGACCGAGGCGCGCACCCGCGCCGCCAACATCACGCTCGACGGCGACGACCTCAACAACGAGGCCCGCGTTCAGGAATTCCTCAACGCGCAGGGCGCACTCAACGCGGCCACCGGCTCTCTCATCAACCTCGTCCGCGAGGACTACCCGGAGCTCGGCGCGACCGAGTCCTTCCGCGATCTCCAGGTGCAGCTCGAAGGCACGGAAAACCGCATCAACACGCAGCGGCGCGACTACAACGCTGCGGTGGCGGACTACAACCGCGAGGTCCGCACCTTCCCGACGAACATCGTCGCCGGCTTTACCGGCTTCGACCGCAAGGTGCCTTTCGAGGCTGAGGCCGGCGCCGAGAACGCGCCCGACGTGAGCTTCGACTAG
- a CDS encoding TonB-dependent receptor: MFHATQRWLLALVALLAFASGPAFAQGTTSAAMSGTITDANGDPIPGANVVAVHEPSGTRYGGATRIDGQYNLRGLRVGGPYTVTATFVGYTDVTQTGIQTTLGQSLTLDFVLREDIGELGSIEVTAEEDAVLSASRTGARTVIGREEIDQTPTISRSLADIARLTPQAGGGSSDQTTVAGRNNRYNNIQIDGATLNDVFGLSGTGAPGGQAGAQPISLDAIEAFNVDIAPYDVRYSGFTGGLINAITRSGTNEFSGSVRYLGRNQDLAGALPVRQSDGTFTDQRLGDFTDQYFVGTLGGPIVRDKVFFFANVEYQDQATPLNAGVIGSGAATIFQLPTSALDSIRTIAQDRYNYDAGTTDAFTDGTSNIKLLGKLDWVLNDANRLSLRASYVDAQDDAGISRSVNNFDFSNRLYQFNSNTLSTVAELRSQLGNSAFNEARLVYTGVRDSRDVQAQPFPYVQIVDQRGGETSNVYLGIDRFSQANSLDQDLIEFTNNLTLYKGDHTVTLGTSNQFFRFNNLFIQDFYGGYVFDSIEDFASGDPSRYYLSTSLLDDPQPRAEFSAAQLGAYVQDEFQATPLLRLTGGLRVDLPVFPSDPLNNPASEEAFGLRTDEVPSGNFLFSPRLGFNYAVNEARSTQLRGGTGLFAGRTPYVWISNQYSNTGVDFARIDVRNPDIEFNPSADPESQAETAAQLPTGQTAEINLTDEDFKFPQVWRTNLAIDQQLAGGFVATVEGIYSKAINDIDYTNLNIIQTGTSFEGRPIYGDAAFAGSTSRTLNGSTNRDDDRFTNALLLRNTSEGYEYNVTGQLRRDALNDGTVLGGLSGSLSYTYGRATSVNNGTSSRAISNWQFNENFDVNNAEVGTADFEVRHRVLGTMFYRAEYGGRFASSFGLILDSRAGNPFSWIYAGNANGDTQSFNDLVYIPASEDDIILTTGNYSDLDAFIQSEPSLADNRGTVAERNTARTPWQNLLDLQFTQEIQTVQGQKVELTANLLNVLNLLNNDWGRVYFRSNDNQTLLNFYGYVDADDVGTTIAGQTIAAGDVGKPVVGYAPNTRDNNGDGEVDRTDIFSSTALSSRWQLQLGIRYTF; the protein is encoded by the coding sequence CGCCAACGGCGATCCGATTCCTGGCGCGAACGTCGTCGCCGTCCACGAGCCTTCGGGCACGCGCTATGGTGGCGCAACGCGGATCGACGGTCAGTACAACCTCCGCGGTCTCCGCGTCGGCGGCCCGTACACGGTTACCGCGACGTTTGTTGGATACACGGATGTCACCCAGACTGGAATCCAGACGACGCTGGGCCAGAGCCTGACGCTCGATTTCGTGCTCCGGGAGGACATCGGAGAGCTGGGCTCGATTGAGGTGACGGCTGAAGAGGACGCCGTCCTCAGCGCGAGCCGCACCGGCGCGCGCACTGTCATCGGGAGAGAGGAGATCGACCAGACCCCGACGATCAGCCGCTCTCTGGCTGACATCGCCCGCCTGACGCCTCAGGCCGGTGGAGGGTCATCCGACCAGACCACGGTCGCAGGCCGGAACAACCGCTACAACAACATCCAGATCGACGGTGCGACGCTGAACGACGTGTTCGGTCTCTCCGGCACGGGCGCTCCAGGCGGCCAGGCCGGCGCGCAGCCGATCTCGCTCGACGCTATTGAGGCGTTCAATGTTGACATCGCACCGTACGACGTTCGCTACAGCGGCTTCACGGGCGGTCTCATCAACGCGATCACGCGCAGCGGCACCAACGAGTTCTCGGGCTCCGTCCGCTACCTCGGCCGGAACCAGGACCTCGCGGGCGCGCTCCCCGTCCGCCAGTCGGACGGCACGTTTACCGACCAGCGCCTCGGCGACTTCACCGACCAGTACTTCGTCGGCACCCTCGGAGGCCCCATCGTTCGCGACAAGGTGTTCTTCTTCGCGAACGTCGAGTATCAGGATCAGGCGACCCCGCTCAACGCAGGTGTCATCGGCTCCGGCGCTGCGACCATCTTCCAGCTGCCGACGAGCGCGCTGGATAGCATCCGCACCATCGCGCAGGACCGGTACAACTACGACGCCGGCACGACCGACGCGTTTACCGACGGAACGAGCAACATCAAGCTCCTCGGCAAGCTGGACTGGGTGCTGAATGACGCCAACCGCCTCAGCCTCCGTGCGAGCTACGTAGACGCTCAGGACGACGCGGGCATCTCGCGGAGCGTAAACAACTTCGACTTCTCGAACCGCCTGTACCAGTTCAACAGCAACACGCTCTCGACGGTCGCCGAACTCCGGAGCCAGCTTGGCAATAGCGCCTTCAACGAGGCCCGCCTCGTTTACACGGGCGTTCGTGACAGCCGCGACGTGCAGGCTCAGCCGTTCCCTTACGTCCAGATTGTGGACCAGCGGGGAGGCGAGACGAGCAACGTGTACCTCGGGATCGACCGCTTCAGCCAGGCCAACTCCCTGGACCAGGACCTGATCGAGTTCACGAACAACCTCACCCTGTACAAGGGCGACCACACCGTCACACTCGGCACGTCGAACCAGTTCTTCCGGTTCAATAACCTGTTCATTCAGGACTTCTACGGTGGCTACGTGTTCGATTCCATCGAGGACTTCGCCTCTGGCGATCCAAGCCGCTACTACCTGAGCACGTCGCTGCTGGACGACCCGCAGCCGCGCGCCGAGTTCTCGGCCGCTCAGCTCGGCGCGTACGTCCAGGACGAGTTCCAGGCAACGCCGCTGCTGCGCCTCACGGGCGGCCTCCGTGTGGACCTCCCGGTCTTCCCGAGCGACCCGCTGAACAACCCGGCGTCTGAGGAAGCCTTCGGCCTCCGCACCGACGAGGTGCCGAGCGGCAACTTCCTGTTCTCGCCGCGCCTCGGCTTCAACTACGCCGTCAACGAGGCTCGCTCGACGCAGCTCCGCGGTGGAACCGGCCTCTTCGCAGGCCGCACGCCGTACGTGTGGATCTCGAACCAGTACTCCAACACTGGTGTCGACTTCGCTCGCATCGACGTCCGCAACCCGGACATTGAGTTCAACCCGAGCGCGGACCCGGAGTCGCAGGCCGAAACGGCTGCGCAGCTCCCGACCGGGCAGACGGCTGAGATCAACCTGACCGACGAGGACTTCAAGTTCCCCCAGGTCTGGCGGACGAACCTCGCGATCGACCAGCAGCTCGCTGGCGGTTTCGTGGCGACGGTTGAGGGCATCTACTCGAAGGCGATCAACGACATCGACTACACGAACCTCAACATCATCCAGACCGGCACTTCGTTCGAGGGACGCCCGATCTACGGCGACGCCGCCTTCGCAGGCAGCACGAGCCGGACGCTCAACGGCTCGACCAACCGCGACGACGACCGGTTCACGAACGCCCTCCTGCTCCGCAATACGAGCGAGGGGTACGAGTACAACGTGACGGGCCAGCTCCGCCGCGACGCGCTCAACGACGGAACGGTGCTCGGCGGCCTCAGCGGCTCGCTCTCGTACACCTACGGCCGCGCGACCTCGGTGAACAACGGGACCTCGTCCCGCGCCATCTCCAACTGGCAGTTCAACGAGAACTTCGACGTGAACAACGCCGAAGTCGGCACGGCAGACTTCGAGGTTCGCCACCGCGTCCTCGGTACGATGTTCTACCGTGCGGAGTACGGCGGTCGGTTCGCGTCCAGCTTCGGGTTGATCCTCGACAGCCGCGCGGGCAACCCGTTCTCGTGGATCTACGCGGGCAACGCCAACGGCGACACGCAGTCGTTCAACGACCTCGTGTACATCCCGGCCTCTGAGGATGACATCATCCTCACGACGGGCAACTACAGCGACCTCGACGCCTTTATCCAGAGCGAGCCGTCGCTCGCCGACAACCGTGGCACGGTTGCAGAGCGCAACACGGCCCGCACCCCATGGCAGAACCTGCTCGACCTCCAGTTCACGCAGGAGATCCAGACGGTTCAGGGCCAGAAGGTAGAGCTGACGGCGAACCTCCTCAACGTGCTCAACCTGCTGAACAACGACTGGGGCCGGGTTTACTTCCGGTCGAACGACAACCAGACGCTGCTCAACTTCTACGGCTACGTCGACGCCGACGACGTGGGCACGACCATCGCAGGCCAGACCATCGCCGCTGGCGATGTTGGCAAGCCGGTCGTCGGGTACGCCCCGAACACCCGCGACAACAACGGTGACGGAGAGGTGGACCGCACGGACATCTTCAGCTCGACGGCTCTCAGCTCGCGCTGGCAGCTCCAGCTGGGCATCCGCTACACGTTCTAG